A region of Athene noctua chromosome 12, bAthNoc1.hap1.1, whole genome shotgun sequence DNA encodes the following proteins:
- the RPS14 gene encoding small ribosomal subunit protein uS11, which yields MAPRKGKEKKEEQVISLGPQVAEGENVFGVCHIFASFNDTFVHVTDLSGKETICRVTGGMKVKADRDESSPYAAMLAAQDVAQRCKELGITALHIKLRATGGNRTKTPGPGAQSALRALARSGMKIGRIEDVTPIPSDSTRRKGGRRGRRL from the exons ATGGCACCTCGtaagggaaaggagaagaaggaagagCAAGTCATCAGCTTGGGTCCTCAGGTTGCTGAAGGAGAAAACGTCTTCGGCGTCTGCCATATCTTTGCTTCCTTCAATGACACTTTTGTCCATGTGACTGATCTCTCTGGCAA GGAAACTATCTGCCGTGTGACTGGTGGCAtgaaggtgaaggcagacagaGATGAGTCTTCTCCCTACGCAGCTATGCTGGCAGCCCAGGACGTTGCCCAGCGGTGCAAGGAACTGGGCATCACTGCCCTGCATATCAAACTGCGTGCTACCGGTGGGAATAG GACCAAAACTCCTGGACCTGGTGCCCAGTCAGCCCTGAGAGCTCTGGCCCGATCTGGAATGAAGATCGGCCGCATTG AGGATGTCACCCCCATCCCCTCTGACAGCACTCGCAGAAAGGGTGGTCGCCGTGGACGTCGTCTGTAA
- the CD74 gene encoding HLA class II histocompatibility antigen gamma chain isoform X2 produces MAEEQRDLISERGSGVLSVGDTQRSALGRKAALSTFSILVALLIVGQAVTVYFVYQQSGQISKLTKTTQNLQLEALQRKLPASAKPVSKMKMAMVNTPLAMRVMPLAPSVGNMDKAPASNKTEDQVKHLLLQADPKNMFPELKDNLMGNMKTLKNTMTDADWKSFESWMHKWLLFEMAKNPKHQDQKAIPAEKVQTKCQAEANSGGVWPGHFRPQCDENGDYLPKQCNASTGYCWCSYKNGTRIEGTATREKLDCPDAATMEPEEMIFSGVDMLKLAK; encoded by the exons ATGGCCGAGGAGCAGCGGGACCTCATCTCTGAGCGCGGCAGCGGCGTGCTCAGTGTTGGGGACACCCAGAG GTCTGCGTTGGGCCGCAAAGCCGCCCTCTCCACATTCTCCATCCTGGTGGCCCTGCTGATCGTCGGCCAGGCTGTCACCGTCTACTTCGTGTACCAGCAGAGTGGGCAGATCAGCAAGCTGACCAAGACCACCCAGAACCTGCAGCTGGAGGCACTGCAGAGGAAGCTGCCGGCCA GTGCCAAGCCGGTGAGCAAGATGAAGATGGCCATGGTGAACACACCCCTGGCCATGAGGGTCATGCCGCTTGCCCCCTCTGTGGGCAACATG GACAAGGCCCCCGCTAGCAACAAAACCGAGGACCAAGTGAAGCACCTGTTGCTG CAAGCAGACCCCAAGAACATGTTCCCGGAGCTGAAGGACAACCTGATGGGCAATATGAAGACCCTGAAGAACACCATGACTGATGCGGACTGGAAG TCCTTTGAATCCTGGATGCACAAGTGGCTGCTCTTTGAAATGGCCAAGAACCCCAAGCATCAGGACCAGAAGGCGATCCCGGCCGAGAAAG TGCAAACTAAGTGCCAGGCAGAGGCCAATTCTGGGGGTGTCTGGCCGGGTCACTTCCGCCCGCAGTGCGATGAGAACGGCGACTACCTGCCCAAGCAGTGCAATGCCTCCACGGGCTACTGCTGGTGCTCCTACAAAAATGGCACCAGGATTGAGGGCACGGCTACTCGGGAAAAGCTGGACTGCCCTG ATGCTGCCACCATGGAGCCAGAGGAGATGATCTTCTCCGGGGTGGACATGCTGAAGCTGG CCAAGTAG
- the CD74 gene encoding HLA class II histocompatibility antigen gamma chain isoform X1 gives MAEEQRDLISERGSGVLSVGDTQRSALGRKAALSTFSILVALLIVGQAVTVYFVYQQSGQISKLTKTTQNLQLEALQRKLPASAKPVSKMKMAMVNTPLAMRVMPLAPSVGNMDKAPASNKTEDQVKHLLLQADPKNMFPELKDNLMGNMKTLKNTMTDADWKSFESWMHKWLLFEMAKNPKHQDQKAIPAEKVQTKCQAEANSGGVWPGHFRPQCDENGDYLPKQCNASTGYCWCSYKNGTRIEGTATREKLDCPDAATMEPEEMIFSGVDMLKLGTEKSK, from the exons ATGGCCGAGGAGCAGCGGGACCTCATCTCTGAGCGCGGCAGCGGCGTGCTCAGTGTTGGGGACACCCAGAG GTCTGCGTTGGGCCGCAAAGCCGCCCTCTCCACATTCTCCATCCTGGTGGCCCTGCTGATCGTCGGCCAGGCTGTCACCGTCTACTTCGTGTACCAGCAGAGTGGGCAGATCAGCAAGCTGACCAAGACCACCCAGAACCTGCAGCTGGAGGCACTGCAGAGGAAGCTGCCGGCCA GTGCCAAGCCGGTGAGCAAGATGAAGATGGCCATGGTGAACACACCCCTGGCCATGAGGGTCATGCCGCTTGCCCCCTCTGTGGGCAACATG GACAAGGCCCCCGCTAGCAACAAAACCGAGGACCAAGTGAAGCACCTGTTGCTG CAAGCAGACCCCAAGAACATGTTCCCGGAGCTGAAGGACAACCTGATGGGCAATATGAAGACCCTGAAGAACACCATGACTGATGCGGACTGGAAG TCCTTTGAATCCTGGATGCACAAGTGGCTGCTCTTTGAAATGGCCAAGAACCCCAAGCATCAGGACCAGAAGGCGATCCCGGCCGAGAAAG TGCAAACTAAGTGCCAGGCAGAGGCCAATTCTGGGGGTGTCTGGCCGGGTCACTTCCGCCCGCAGTGCGATGAGAACGGCGACTACCTGCCCAAGCAGTGCAATGCCTCCACGGGCTACTGCTGGTGCTCCTACAAAAATGGCACCAGGATTGAGGGCACGGCTACTCGGGAAAAGCTGGACTGCCCTG ATGCTGCCACCATGGAGCCAGAGGAGATGATCTTCTCCGGGGTGGACATGCTGAAGCTGGGTACGGAGAAAT CCAAGTAG